The Fimbriimonas ginsengisoli Gsoil 348 genome window below encodes:
- the wecB gene encoding non-hydrolyzing UDP-N-acetylglucosamine 2-epimerase, giving the protein MSKPTLFFVVGTRPEAIKMAPVVLEFQKFSDVCTPLLISTGQHREILHKSLGTFGLVADEDLAIMQHGQTLSQVTSRALEGIDGLIAKHFPAMVFGQGDTTTTMVAAMASFYRQIPYGHVEAGLRTDSVNNPFPEEYNRRVCGLTATHHYPPTDWSRDNLLKEGKDPSTVFVTGNTGIDAVLATAARGEQMWFPEWPGRVILLTTHRRENWGQPMKNIAEAALELVERFPDTLLVAAMHPNPTVRDVLVPILGNHERIRLIEPPEYLDFVKLMQRATIILSDSGGVQEEAPAFGIPVLVLRTTTERPEGVTAGTAKLVGTDREAIIDEGTKLLGDPEAFRAMANAVSPYGDGKASARIRYVALKHLGIDTPAETMWN; this is encoded by the coding sequence ATGAGCAAACCCACCCTCTTCTTCGTCGTAGGAACGCGCCCAGAAGCCATCAAGATGGCGCCGGTGGTGCTGGAGTTTCAGAAGTTTAGCGATGTGTGTACGCCGTTACTGATATCGACCGGCCAGCACCGAGAGATCTTGCACAAATCGCTGGGAACCTTCGGCCTCGTTGCCGACGAGGACCTTGCGATTATGCAACATGGGCAAACGCTCTCCCAAGTGACATCCCGGGCCCTCGAAGGCATCGACGGCCTGATCGCCAAACACTTCCCGGCGATGGTCTTTGGACAGGGCGATACTACGACAACGATGGTCGCGGCGATGGCATCGTTCTATCGGCAGATCCCTTACGGACACGTCGAAGCGGGACTAAGAACCGATTCGGTCAACAACCCTTTCCCGGAAGAGTACAACCGCCGAGTGTGCGGACTTACCGCTACCCACCACTATCCACCCACCGATTGGAGCCGGGACAACCTACTGAAAGAAGGGAAAGATCCCTCCACTGTTTTCGTAACCGGCAATACCGGCATCGACGCCGTGCTCGCGACGGCGGCTCGCGGCGAGCAGATGTGGTTCCCAGAGTGGCCGGGGAGAGTGATCTTGCTGACCACCCACCGCCGCGAAAATTGGGGGCAACCGATGAAGAACATCGCCGAAGCCGCGCTCGAGTTGGTGGAGCGCTTCCCCGATACGCTTCTCGTGGCCGCGATGCATCCCAACCCCACCGTGCGCGACGTGCTCGTTCCCATTCTGGGGAACCATGAGCGAATCCGGCTAATCGAGCCGCCGGAGTACTTAGATTTCGTTAAGCTTATGCAGCGGGCAACCATCATTTTGAGCGACTCGGGTGGCGTGCAAGAAGAGGCGCCCGCCTTTGGAATCCCGGTTTTGGTGCTAAGAACGACTACGGAAAGGCCGGAAGGAGTCACCGCGGGCACGGCCAAGCTGGTCGGAACGGATCGCGAAGCGATCATCGATGAAGGTACAAAGCTGCTTGGCGATCCGGAAGCGTTCAGAGCGATGGCAAACGCCGTCAGTCCTTATGGAGACGGCAAGGCTTCGGCCCGCATTCGTTACGTCGCTTTGAAGCATCTCGGTATCGACACTCCCGCGGAGACTATGTGGAATTAA
- a CDS encoding undecaprenyl-diphosphate phosphatase, with translation MELIHAIILGIVQGLTEFLPISSNAHLRIVPALLGWNYPQSTLTAFTAVIQLGTVLAVLIYFAKDLKAAIGGWAGSLSDPAKRNTHEAKMGWAVFVGTLPIIVLALVFRHQIKDTFRDLRIIAVALIVMSVVMFLAEKFGKKNRNVESVDLKDGVVVGLWQVLALIPGVSRSGSTISGGLFQGFDHAAAARFSFLMAVPSVTAAGIFEAVEARHELKPILTAVIVGTVVAFIVGYASIAWLMKFLQRRGIGPFVLYRIVLGVFLLVMVSAGKLAANAGAESSKTEPAASTNVP, from the coding sequence GTGGAATTAATTCACGCCATTATTCTTGGAATCGTACAGGGTTTGACCGAATTCTTGCCGATTAGCTCGAACGCCCACCTGCGAATCGTGCCGGCGCTTCTCGGCTGGAATTACCCCCAGTCGACCCTTACCGCGTTCACCGCGGTAATCCAGCTAGGCACCGTACTGGCCGTCCTGATCTACTTTGCGAAAGATCTAAAGGCCGCCATCGGCGGATGGGCGGGCAGCCTGTCGGACCCCGCCAAACGGAACACGCACGAAGCGAAAATGGGTTGGGCGGTGTTCGTGGGGACGCTCCCAATCATCGTCCTCGCCCTCGTGTTCCGGCACCAGATCAAAGACACCTTCCGCGACCTCCGGATCATCGCCGTCGCTCTGATCGTGATGTCGGTCGTGATGTTCCTCGCCGAAAAGTTTGGAAAGAAAAATCGAAATGTCGAATCGGTCGACCTCAAGGATGGCGTGGTCGTCGGATTGTGGCAAGTTCTAGCGCTGATTCCTGGCGTTAGCCGGAGTGGAAGCACGATTTCCGGAGGCCTGTTCCAAGGATTCGACCACGCCGCCGCCGCTCGATTCTCGTTCCTTATGGCGGTACCTAGCGTCACTGCCGCCGGTATTTTCGAGGCGGTAGAGGCGCGCCATGAGCTGAAGCCGATCCTGACCGCGGTGATCGTCGGCACGGTGGTCGCTTTCATCGTCGGCTACGCGTCGATCGCCTGGCTGATGAAATTCCTCCAGCGCCGCGGCATCGGGCCGTTCGTGTTGTACCGGATCGTCCTCGGAGTCTTTCTTCTCGTCATGGTATCCGCCGGCAAGCTAGCGGCGAATGCGGGAGCCGAATCCTCAAAAACCGAGCCGGCCGCTTCGACCAATGTTCCGTAA
- a CDS encoding HAMP domain-containing protein, whose translation MASNLTTQVRGIARVVTAVANGDLKQKLDLEAKGEVAALVETINSMTDTLVTFADQVTTVAREVGTEGKLGGQAVVPNVAGTWKDLTDNVNFMASNLTTQVRGIARVVTAVANGDLNQKLDLEAKGEVAALVDTINSMTNTLGTFADQVTTVAREVGTEGKLGGQADVPGVAGTWKDLTDNVNLLASNLTNQVRNIALVTTAVANGDLSQKITVDVKGEVLELKNTINTMVDQLNSFADEVTRVAREVGTEGILGGQANVKGVSGTWRDLTDSVNFMASNLTTQVRNIAKVTTAVANGDLSQKITVDVKGEILELKDTINTMVDQLGSFADEVTRVAREVGTEGKLGVQANVKGVSGTWKDLTDNVNFMASNLTDQVRNIALVTTAVANGDLSQKITVDVKGEILDLKNTINTMVDQLRSFADEVTRVAREVGTEGILGGQANVRGVSGTWKDLTDNVNFMASNLTTQVRGIVKVVTAVANGDLNQKLQVQAKGEVAALADTINSMTETLSTFADQVTTVARDVGTEGILGGQARVPGVAGTWKDLTDSVNFMASNLTTQVRGIAKVVTAVANGDLKQKLVLDARGEVAALVDTINSMTETLSIFAAQVTTVAREVGTEGKLGGQANVPNVAGTWKDLTDNVNFMANSLTVQVRAIQDVATAVAAGDLTRTITVDAQGEVQALKDNINQMISNLRSTTEQNKEQDWLKTNLANFSRMMQGQKSLESVGRLIMSELTPLVSAHAGVFFIADSTTGETMLKLLRAFGYKERKSVSNRFHLGEGLVGQCALEKTSILLTNVPPDYIQINSGLGAASPLNIIVLPVLFEGEVLAVIELASFLPFSAIHRTFLDQLMESIGVVINMIQANMRTEELLKQSQSLTQELQSQSQELQSQQDQLRRTNSELEKQANELEEKAEQLEAQNREVELKNREVELARADLEEKAEQLALSSRYKSEFLANMSHELRTPLNSMLILAKLMSDNTEKNLTKKQIDFATTIHQSGEDLLNLINEILDLSKIEAGKMEIEVTRVPLREVQEYVNRSIRHMAEQKGLEFRVQLAPDAPAAITTDSQRLQQVLRNLLSNAFKFTEKGFVELSIERSDRDIVLENGILCPAGDLIAFRVTDTGVGISADKHQLIFEAFQQADGTTSRKYGGTGLGLSISSAITRLLGGRIRVESEVGKGSTFTLYLPHTYVAPPVPEIPTAFSSNTPSGMAYADIPTKFTDSVTGVRSAPSVLIEGEDDRNNITEKDRVVLIVEDDMTFSNILLDVARNQGFKGLVAYDGLTALDLANQYKPDAISLDLKLPDVDGWKVLDQLKRDPATRHIPVQVISVMDRQKGAAMGAISYLEKPVTRPALEGAFAHIKGYVNREIKELLIVEDDEVQRSTIGELLGAEVVKITAVATGEEALKALQNGSFDCLILDLSLPDMAGFEVLKRIRKQERLKELPVIIYTGKDLTKQEEAQLKRYATTIIAKGSASTEPLVDKTALFLHRVVEKMPPAQREFLERRWQDSMPSMPRPVPTRKSLPIPSRNGATTATLTKPEGLVGRQVLVVDDDVRNIFALTSMLESQGLTVQFEESGNDAIQTLIQHPDIDVVLMDVMMPDMDGYETTRKIRNIPSLKNIPIIALTAKAMEGDREKCITAGANDYITKPVDTGALLTMLRRHLGISET comes from the coding sequence ATGGCCTCCAACCTGACGACCCAGGTGCGAGGTATCGCCCGGGTCGTCACCGCCGTTGCAAACGGCGACCTAAAGCAGAAACTCGACCTGGAAGCGAAGGGCGAAGTCGCTGCGCTCGTCGAAACGATCAACTCGATGACCGACACCCTAGTCACCTTCGCCGACCAGGTAACCACCGTAGCCCGCGAAGTCGGCACGGAAGGAAAACTGGGCGGACAAGCGGTCGTACCGAACGTTGCCGGCACTTGGAAGGACCTCACCGACAACGTAAACTTCATGGCCTCCAACCTCACGACGCAAGTGCGAGGCATCGCCCGCGTCGTCACCGCCGTTGCAAACGGCGACCTGAATCAGAAGCTTGACCTCGAAGCAAAGGGCGAAGTCGCCGCGCTCGTGGACACGATCAACTCGATGACCAACACGCTCGGCACCTTCGCCGACCAGGTCACCACTGTCGCCCGCGAAGTCGGCACCGAAGGAAAGCTGGGAGGGCAGGCCGATGTACCCGGCGTCGCCGGCACCTGGAAAGACCTCACCGACAACGTAAACCTTCTCGCTTCGAACCTGACGAACCAAGTGCGAAACATCGCCCTCGTTACCACCGCGGTCGCGAACGGCGACCTTTCGCAGAAGATCACCGTCGACGTAAAGGGCGAGGTCTTGGAGCTGAAGAACACGATCAACACGATGGTCGACCAGCTCAACTCGTTTGCGGACGAGGTCACGCGCGTCGCCCGAGAAGTCGGCACGGAAGGAATCCTCGGAGGACAAGCGAACGTTAAGGGGGTCAGCGGAACGTGGCGCGACCTTACCGACTCCGTAAACTTCATGGCTTCGAACCTGACCACTCAGGTGCGAAACATCGCGAAGGTCACCACCGCGGTCGCGAACGGCGACCTTAGCCAGAAGATCACCGTCGACGTAAAAGGCGAAATCCTCGAGCTCAAGGACACGATCAACACGATGGTCGACCAGCTCGGCTCGTTCGCGGACGAGGTCACGCGCGTCGCAAGAGAGGTCGGTACCGAAGGAAAACTAGGTGTACAGGCGAACGTTAAGGGGGTCTCCGGAACGTGGAAAGACCTTACCGACAACGTTAACTTCATGGCCTCGAACCTGACGGACCAGGTGCGAAACATCGCCCTCGTAACCACCGCAGTTGCAAACGGCGACCTTAGCCAGAAGATCACGGTAGACGTTAAAGGCGAAATCCTCGACCTCAAGAACACGATCAACACGATGGTGGACCAGCTACGGTCGTTCGCGGACGAGGTCACCCGTGTGGCCCGCGAAGTCGGAACGGAAGGAATCCTGGGTGGCCAAGCCAACGTGCGCGGCGTCTCGGGAACCTGGAAAGACCTCACCGACAACGTTAACTTCATGGCCTCGAACCTCACCACTCAGGTGCGGGGCATCGTTAAAGTCGTTACCGCGGTCGCGAACGGCGACCTGAACCAGAAGCTTCAAGTGCAAGCGAAGGGAGAGGTCGCGGCCCTCGCCGACACGATCAACTCGATGACCGAAACGCTGTCGACCTTTGCCGACCAGGTAACCACCGTGGCCCGAGACGTCGGTACGGAAGGAATCCTGGGTGGCCAAGCCCGGGTCCCTGGCGTTGCCGGTACGTGGAAGGACCTTACGGACTCTGTAAACTTCATGGCCTCGAACCTCACCACCCAGGTGCGAGGCATCGCCAAGGTCGTTACCGCGGTTGCGAACGGCGACCTGAAACAGAAACTAGTCCTGGACGCCCGCGGCGAAGTCGCCGCGCTCGTGGACACGATCAACTCCATGACGGAGACGCTCTCGATCTTCGCCGCTCAGGTAACCACCGTGGCCCGCGAAGTGGGAACGGAAGGAAAGCTGGGGGGTCAGGCGAACGTTCCGAACGTCGCGGGAACCTGGAAAGACCTTACCGACAACGTAAACTTCATGGCGAACTCGCTTACCGTCCAGGTGCGAGCCATCCAAGACGTTGCCACCGCCGTCGCGGCGGGCGACCTTACCCGGACGATCACCGTGGACGCCCAGGGTGAGGTGCAAGCCCTCAAAGACAACATCAACCAGATGATCTCCAACCTCCGCTCGACCACCGAGCAGAACAAGGAGCAAGACTGGTTAAAGACGAACCTTGCCAACTTCAGCCGCATGATGCAAGGGCAAAAATCGCTGGAGTCCGTCGGCCGCCTCATCATGAGCGAGCTGACGCCGCTCGTCTCGGCTCACGCCGGAGTCTTCTTTATCGCCGATTCGACGACCGGCGAAACGATGCTGAAGCTCCTGCGTGCGTTCGGCTACAAGGAAAGGAAGTCAGTCTCGAACCGCTTCCATCTAGGCGAAGGGTTAGTCGGCCAATGCGCCCTCGAAAAGACGAGCATCCTGCTCACTAACGTTCCGCCGGACTACATTCAGATCAACTCTGGATTGGGGGCGGCGTCTCCGCTCAACATCATTGTCCTGCCGGTCTTGTTCGAAGGCGAGGTGCTCGCCGTCATCGAGCTGGCCAGCTTCCTGCCGTTCAGCGCGATCCACCGAACGTTCCTCGACCAGTTGATGGAGAGCATCGGCGTCGTCATCAACATGATCCAGGCGAACATGAGGACGGAGGAGCTGCTCAAGCAGTCCCAAAGCCTTACGCAAGAGCTTCAAAGCCAGTCGCAAGAGCTGCAGAGCCAGCAAGACCAGCTTCGCCGAACCAACTCCGAACTGGAGAAGCAGGCGAATGAGCTCGAAGAGAAAGCCGAACAGCTCGAAGCTCAGAACCGGGAGGTCGAGCTCAAGAATCGGGAAGTCGAGCTAGCCCGCGCCGACCTGGAAGAGAAGGCCGAGCAACTTGCGCTCAGCTCTCGCTACAAGAGCGAGTTCCTCGCCAACATGTCGCACGAGCTGCGAACGCCGCTCAACAGCATGCTGATCTTGGCGAAGCTGATGAGCGACAACACCGAGAAGAATCTGACCAAGAAGCAGATCGACTTCGCCACCACGATCCACCAGTCCGGCGAAGACCTTCTCAATCTGATCAACGAGATCCTCGACCTGTCGAAGATCGAAGCCGGCAAGATGGAGATCGAGGTCACTCGGGTTCCGTTGCGGGAGGTTCAGGAGTACGTCAACCGGTCGATCCGCCACATGGCGGAGCAAAAGGGGCTCGAGTTCCGCGTCCAGCTCGCGCCGGACGCACCCGCCGCGATCACAACCGATTCGCAACGGTTGCAGCAGGTGCTAAGAAACCTGCTCAGCAATGCGTTCAAGTTCACCGAGAAGGGATTCGTCGAGCTCAGCATCGAGCGCTCGGATCGAGACATCGTTCTCGAGAACGGCATTCTTTGCCCGGCCGGCGATCTCATCGCCTTCCGGGTCACCGATACCGGCGTGGGAATCTCGGCGGACAAGCATCAGCTCATCTTCGAGGCGTTCCAGCAAGCCGACGGCACCACCAGCCGGAAGTACGGCGGCACCGGTCTGGGGCTCTCGATCAGCAGCGCCATCACCAGGCTGCTCGGCGGACGGATCCGGGTAGAGAGCGAAGTCGGCAAGGGGAGCACCTTCACCCTCTATCTGCCGCACACCTACGTGGCGCCGCCGGTTCCGGAGATCCCCACCGCTTTCTCTTCGAACACGCCGTCCGGAATGGCCTACGCGGATATTCCGACGAAGTTCACGGATAGCGTCACTGGCGTCCGATCCGCCCCCAGCGTGCTTATCGAAGGAGAAGACGACCGGAACAACATCACTGAAAAGGATCGGGTGGTGTTGATCGTCGAGGACGACATGACGTTCTCGAACATCCTCCTGGACGTCGCTCGGAATCAGGGGTTCAAGGGCTTGGTCGCCTACGACGGCCTTACCGCCCTCGACCTTGCCAACCAATATAAACCCGACGCGATCAGTCTCGACCTGAAGCTGCCCGACGTGGACGGGTGGAAGGTGCTCGACCAACTGAAGCGCGACCCAGCCACACGCCACATTCCGGTCCAGGTTATCTCCGTCATGGATCGCCAGAAAGGAGCTGCCATGGGCGCGATCTCCTATCTCGAAAAGCCGGTTACGAGACCGGCGCTGGAGGGTGCGTTCGCCCATATCAAGGGTTACGTCAACCGGGAGATCAAGGAGTTGCTCATCGTCGAGGACGACGAGGTGCAGCGCAGCACGATCGGCGAGCTCTTGGGCGCCGAGGTGGTGAAGATCACCGCCGTCGCGACTGGCGAAGAGGCGCTAAAAGCGCTCCAAAACGGGTCCTTCGACTGCCTTATTCTCGACCTTTCCCTGCCCGACATGGCGGGTTTCGAGGTGCTTAAGCGGATCCGGAAGCAGGAGCGCCTCAAGGAGCTCCCGGTAATCATCTACACCGGAAAGGATCTGACGAAGCAGGAAGAAGCTCAGCTCAAGCGGTACGCCACCACGATCATCGCGAAGGGTTCGGCCTCCACCGAGCCGTTGGTTGATAAGACCGCCCTCTTCCTCCACCGGGTCGTTGAAAAGATGCCTCCGGCTCAGAGGGAATTCCTCGAACGGCGATGGCAAGACAGCATGCCGTCGATGCCAAGGCCCGTTCCAACTCGAAAGTCGCTGCCGATACCGTCGCGCAACGGCGCAACCACGGCTACGCTCACGAAACCGGAGGGGCTCGTAGGGCGTCAAGTGCTCGTGGTGGACGACGATGTACGCAATATCTTCGCCCTTACGAGCATGTTGGAGTCTCAGGGACTAACGGTTCAATTTGAGGAAAGCGGGAACGACGCGATCCAAACTCTCATCCAACATCCGGACATCGACGTTGTCCTCATGGACGTGATGATGCCGGACATGGACGGATACGAAACGACCCGCAAGATCCGGAACATTCCATCTCTGAAGAACATTCCAATCATCGCCCTCACCGCGAAGGCAATGGAGGGGGACCGCGAGAAGTGCATAACCGCAGGGGCGAACGACTACATCACAAAGCCCGTGGACACGGGGGCGCTATTGACGATGCTTCGACGACACCTCGGCATCTCCGAGACGTAG
- a CDS encoding HAMP domain-containing protein, which translates to MKKASEAPNPAPSGTVYTEEQLRPLLTALEAVNGGDFSVRLPSVKTGVLAEISKRFNELVALNERQAQEIVRVGRLVGREGRMTERAELKNASGTWAVSVQGINTLIEDLARPTTEVARVITAVAEGDLSQKMALEIEGTPVKGEFLRIGTTVNTMVDQLRAFADEVTRVAREVGTEGILGGQAKVPGVSGTWKDLTDNVNLLAGNLTEQVRNIAKVTTAVANGDLSQKITVDAKGEILDLKNTVNTMVDQLGSFADEVTRVAREVGTEGILGGQAKVPNVAGTWKDLTDNVNFMASNLTNQVRNIALVTTAVANGDLSQKITVDAKGEILDLKNTVTRWSTSSARSPMKSPVSPARSARKESLVVRQRWAASAAPGRTSPTT; encoded by the coding sequence ATGAAGAAGGCTTCCGAAGCTCCAAACCCAGCTCCCTCCGGTACGGTTTACACCGAAGAACAGCTCCGACCACTGCTCACCGCGCTGGAGGCCGTAAACGGCGGCGACTTTAGCGTTCGGTTGCCGAGCGTTAAAACCGGCGTCCTCGCCGAGATCAGTAAGCGCTTCAACGAGCTCGTCGCTTTGAACGAGCGACAGGCGCAAGAGATCGTCCGCGTCGGCCGCCTTGTTGGCCGCGAAGGTCGAATGACCGAACGTGCCGAGCTCAAAAACGCCAGTGGCACCTGGGCAGTGAGCGTCCAGGGGATCAACACCCTCATCGAAGACCTCGCCCGTCCAACGACTGAGGTCGCCCGCGTCATCACCGCGGTAGCCGAAGGCGACCTCTCGCAGAAGATGGCGCTCGAGATCGAAGGAACCCCGGTCAAGGGAGAGTTCCTCCGCATCGGAACGACGGTTAACACCATGGTCGACCAGCTCCGCGCGTTCGCGGACGAGGTAACCCGTGTGGCCCGCGAAGTCGGTACCGAGGGAATCCTGGGAGGCCAGGCGAAGGTGCCGGGCGTCAGCGGCACCTGGAAGGACCTAACCGACAACGTAAACCTCCTCGCCGGAAACCTTACGGAGCAAGTCCGGAACATTGCCAAGGTCACCACCGCGGTCGCGAACGGCGACCTTAGCCAGAAGATTACAGTCGACGCCAAAGGCGAAATTCTCGACCTGAAGAACACGGTTAACACGATGGTCGACCAGCTCGGCTCGTTCGCCGACGAAGTTACCCGTGTCGCCCGCGAGGTCGGCACGGAAGGGATCCTCGGCGGCCAGGCGAAAGTGCCGAACGTTGCGGGAACTTGGAAAGACCTCACCGACAACGTTAACTTCATGGCCTCGAACCTTACCAACCAGGTTCGTAACATCGCCCTCGTTACCACCGCAGTCGCGAATGGCGACCTTAGCCAGAAGATTACGGTCGATGCGAAGGGGGAAATTCTCGACCTGAAGAACACGGTAACACGATGGTCGACCAGCTCGGCTCGTTCGCCGATGAAGTCACCCGTGTCGCCCGCGAGGTCGGCACGGAAGGAAAGCTTGGTGGTCAGGCAAAGGTGGGCGGCGTCAGCGGCACCTGGAAGGACCTCACCGACAACGTAA
- a CDS encoding DUF3011 domain-containing protein has protein sequence MKQTTKVAVRGTAVVLGAAIAAFGFAFVQARMTVESRDGRRAYRRIDDRRYENGNFRVRLIRRLSDAACIEGRSWGYDRNGIWVDRGCRAEFEITTSNWGDDRGNGDPWNNSGWHNGRWNGGQYDERWRNRRNNGDTRQITIQGRGERRAYTRIDTRGGVRLVRRLSDAPCEEGRSWGYDQNGIWVSRGCRAIFEINSYRGRSGDWGRNGDRIRD, from the coding sequence ATGAAACAAACCACAAAGGTGGCTGTTCGAGGAACGGCGGTTGTCTTAGGCGCTGCGATCGCGGCGTTCGGATTTGCGTTCGTTCAGGCGCGCATGACGGTGGAGAGCCGCGACGGTCGCCGCGCCTATCGCCGCATCGACGACCGGCGATACGAAAACGGCAATTTCCGCGTCCGCCTTATCCGTCGACTTTCCGACGCGGCCTGCATCGAAGGGCGGTCGTGGGGCTACGACCGCAACGGCATCTGGGTCGATCGTGGCTGCCGCGCCGAGTTTGAGATCACCACCTCGAACTGGGGCGACGATCGAGGAAACGGCGATCCGTGGAATAACAGCGGTTGGCACAACGGCCGATGGAACGGCGGCCAGTACGACGAGCGCTGGAGAAATCGCCGCAATAATGGCGACACTCGCCAAATCACCATCCAGGGCCGAGGCGAGCGCCGGGCCTATACGCGCATCGATACCCGGGGCGGAGTGCGCCTGGTTCGCCGCCTGTCCGACGCTCCCTGCGAGGAAGGCCGATCCTGGGGTTACGACCAAAACGGCATCTGGGTAAGCCGGGGATGCCGCGCAATCTTCGAAATCAACAGCTATCGCGGCCGAAGCGGCGACTGGGGCCGGAACGGGGATCGGATCCGCGATTAA
- the pth gene encoding aminoacyl-tRNA hydrolase: MPTLPPEWMVVGLGNPGPEYRGTRHNVGFHVVDELAERHRIKLDKAKHRARFGIGSIGDTPVILVKPMTFMNLSGQAVAPLAREYGLKPDRILVVADDLDMQLGRVRLKPKGSAGGHNGHKSLIQSLGTEEYPRLKIGIGSVDRSHTIDHVLSTFKGDERDVIAIALDRAADGVEKAVQDGLEPGMNVVNQTG; this comes from the coding sequence GTGCCGACTCTGCCGCCGGAGTGGATGGTGGTCGGCCTGGGAAATCCCGGGCCGGAATACCGGGGGACCCGGCACAACGTCGGCTTTCACGTCGTCGACGAGCTCGCGGAGCGGCATCGGATCAAGCTGGACAAAGCGAAGCACCGGGCTCGATTCGGAATCGGCTCGATCGGCGACACCCCGGTAATCCTGGTGAAGCCGATGACCTTCATGAACCTGAGCGGTCAGGCCGTCGCGCCGCTGGCGCGAGAGTATGGGCTGAAGCCGGACCGCATCTTGGTGGTGGCCGACGATCTCGATATGCAGCTAGGACGGGTGCGTCTCAAGCCGAAAGGGAGTGCCGGAGGGCACAACGGGCACAAGAGCCTGATCCAATCGCTGGGAACCGAGGAGTACCCCCGGCTGAAGATCGGCATCGGCTCCGTCGACCGATCCCACACCATCGACCATGTCCTCAGCACATTCAAGGGGGACGAGCGCGACGTCATCGCCATCGCCCTCGACCGAGCCGCCGACGGCGTCGAGAAGGCCGTTCAAGACGGCCTCGAGCCGGGCATGAACGTGGTCAATCAGACCGGGTAA
- a CDS encoding sensor histidine kinase, with translation MFMEHAAVEVGHRANILLVDDRRENLTALKAVLEPLGERLWFASSGEEALRHLLKEDFALILMDAQMPGMNGFETAELIRGRERTRTVPIIFVTAHSQEEQQRFLSYSVGAVDYLTKPFNPEILRSKVRVFVDLYKANEQLRIQTLLLHESELREAERRQRETQEALEHQHMRDLAEELERRVVERTTELVAANEEMEAFCYSVSHDLRAPLRTVCSTSKMLLEDAADRLTENEREYLERQSKAANRLAELIDNLLQLSRLGRKNMELQQVDISEIATSVAEELKNRPWPSPIDIQIEPNMCAVADPGLIRILLDNAMENACKYSPQGGTITVGSCPRDGKTVFFVRDQGVGFDMQYAEKIFRPFERLVHEHEFEGTGIGLANVSRIIKRHRGSVWVESEPGHGTTLYFTLG, from the coding sequence ATGTTCATGGAACACGCGGCGGTCGAGGTCGGCCACCGCGCTAACATCCTCCTTGTAGACGACCGGCGGGAAAATCTGACGGCGCTCAAGGCGGTGCTCGAGCCTCTGGGGGAGCGACTCTGGTTCGCTTCGTCCGGCGAAGAGGCGTTGCGGCACCTTCTCAAGGAGGATTTCGCGCTAATTCTGATGGACGCGCAAATGCCGGGGATGAACGGGTTCGAGACCGCCGAACTGATTCGCGGCAGAGAGCGGACCCGCACGGTCCCTATCATTTTCGTGACCGCCCACAGTCAAGAAGAGCAGCAGCGGTTCCTAAGCTATTCGGTAGGAGCGGTCGACTACCTCACCAAACCGTTCAATCCGGAGATTTTGCGCTCCAAAGTCCGGGTGTTCGTGGATCTCTACAAGGCGAACGAGCAGTTGCGGATCCAAACCCTCCTCCTCCACGAAAGCGAGCTCCGGGAAGCGGAGCGCCGCCAGCGCGAAACTCAAGAGGCGCTGGAGCACCAGCACATGCGCGATCTTGCCGAGGAGCTGGAACGGCGCGTGGTGGAGCGAACCACCGAGTTAGTTGCGGCGAACGAGGAGATGGAAGCGTTCTGCTACTCCGTATCGCACGACCTGCGTGCACCGTTGCGAACGGTCTGCTCGACCAGTAAGATGCTGCTCGAAGACGCCGCCGACCGCCTCACGGAGAACGAGCGCGAATACCTCGAGCGGCAGTCGAAAGCGGCAAACCGCCTAGCCGAGCTCATCGACAATCTGCTGCAGCTTTCCCGCCTCGGCCGCAAAAACATGGAACTTCAGCAGGTCGACATCAGCGAGATCGCTACGTCGGTAGCGGAGGAACTGAAGAATCGTCCTTGGCCCAGCCCGATCGATATCCAGATCGAGCCGAATATGTGCGCCGTGGCCGACCCGGGCCTCATTAGGATCCTCCTCGACAATGCGATGGAGAACGCCTGCAAGTATTCGCCGCAGGGCGGCACGATCACCGTCGGTTCGTGTCCCCGGGATGGGAAAACGGTCTTCTTCGTGCGCGACCAAGGCGTCGGCTTCGATATGCAATATGCCGAGAAGATCTTCCGCCCCTTCGAGCGGCTCGTCCACGAGCACGAGTTTGAAGGAACCGGCATCGGCCTCGCCAACGTCTCCCGAATCATCAAACGCCACCGAGGCTCTGTCTGGGTAGAAAGCGAACCCGGTCACGGCACCACGTTGTATTTCACCCTCGGCTAG